One segment of Theobroma cacao cultivar B97-61/B2 chromosome 9, Criollo_cocoa_genome_V2, whole genome shotgun sequence DNA contains the following:
- the LOC18589684 gene encoding callose synthase 3 encodes MSSSRGSDQSQPLRRITRTQTAGNLGETAFDSEVVPSSLSEIAPILRVANEVESSNPRVAYLCRFYAFEKAHRLDPTSSGRGVRQFKTALLQRLERENDPTLQGRVKKSDAREMQSFYQHYYKKYIQALTNAADKADRAQLTKAYQTANVLFEVLKAVNLTQSIEVDREILEAQDKVAEQTQILVPYNILPLDPESANQAIMQYPEIQAAVYALRNTRGLPWPKDHKRKKDEDILDWLQEMFGFQKDNVANQREHLILLLANVHIRQFPKPDQQPKLDDHALTEVMKKLFKNYKKWCKYLDRKSSLWLPTIQQEVQQRKLLYMGLYLLIWGEAANLRFMPECLCYIYHHMAFELYGMLAGNVSPMTGENVKPAYGGEEEAFLKKVVTPIYDVIRREAEISKRGKSKHSQWRNYDDLNEYFWSVDCFRLGWPMRADADFFSRPIDQLREKNGDNKPSTNDRWMGKVNFVEIRSFWHVFRSFDRMWSFFILSLQAMIIIAWHGSGQPSSIFRGDLFKKVLSVFITAAILKLGQAVLDVILSWKAQQSMSFHVKLRYILKVLSAAAWVIVLPVTYAYTWDDPSGFARTIQSWFGNTSNSPSLFILAVVIYLSPNMLAAILFLFPFIRRFLESSHYKIVMLMMWWSQPRLYVGRAMHESTFSLFKYTMFWVLLIITKLTFSYYIEIKPLVGPTKAVMSVRISKFQWHEFFPRAKNNIGVVIALWAPIILVYFMDTQIWYAIFSTLFGGIYGAFRRLGEIRTLGMLRSRFESLPGAFNARLIPEDLSKKKRKGVWGFFSRSFGQPPSNKEKGAAKFAQLWNKIISSFRQEDLISNKEMNLLLVPYWADRDLEQIQWPPFLLASKIPIALDMAKDSDSRDKELQKRIEADPYMFCAIGECYASFRSIIKFLVEGPREKEVINDIFSKVDKRIEDGSLIMAYKMSALPSLYDHIVKLIKFLLENKQEERGQVVLCFQDMLETVTKDIMTEDEISSLVDSIHGGSGHEGMILLDQHYQLFDQKKLDQLFASAGAIKFPISPVTEAWKEKINRLYLLLTTKESAMDVPSNLEARRRISFFSNSLFMDMPAAPKVRNMLSFSVLTPYYTEEVLFSLQELENPNEDGVSILFYLQKIFPDEWNNFLERVRCSSEEELKESPELEEHLRLWASYRGQTLTRTVRGMMYYREALELQAFLDMAKHEDLMEGYKAIELSTEDNKEDRSLKVQCEAVADMKFTYVVSCQQYGIQKRSGDQRAQDILRLMTKYPSLRVAYIDEVEQRNEDRLKKLNGKVNYFSVLVRAVPKSSDSSEPVQNLDQEIYRIKLPGPAILGEGKPENQNHAIIFSRGEGLQTIDMNQDNYMEEALKMRNLLQEFLTKHDGVRYPTILGLREHIFTGSVSSLAWFMSNQETSFVTIGQRLLANPLKVRFHYGHPDVFDRLFHLARGGVSKASKVINLSEDIFAGFNSTLREGNVTHHEYIQVGKGRDVGLNQISMFEAKIANGNGEQTLSRDIYRLGHRFDFFRMLSCYFTTVGFYFNTLITVLTVYVFLYGRLYLVLSGLEQGLSEQPAIRDNKPLQVALASQSFVQIGFLMALPMLMEIGLERGFRTALSEFILMQLQLAPVFFTFSLGTKTHYYGRTLLHGGAKYRPTGRGFVVFHAKFADNYRLYSRSHFVKGIEMMILLLVYQIFGHTYRSAVAYVLITVSLWFMVGTWLFAPFLFNPSGFEWQKIVDDWTDWNKWINNRGGIGVPPEKSWESWWEEEQEHLQYSGKRGIIAEILLALRFFIYQYGLVYHLNVIKENRSFLIYGASWLVIVLILFVMKTVSVGRRKFSASYQLVFRLIKGLIFLTFVAILVTLIALPHMTLQDIIVCILAFMPTGWGMLLIAQALRPFVKKAGFWGSVRTLARGYEIVMGLLLFTPVAFLAWFPFVSEFQTRMLFNQAFSRGLQISRILGGQRKDRTSRNKE; translated from the exons ATGTCCTCGAGCAGGGGGTCAGATCAATCGCAACCGCTGAGGCGGATCACACGCACGCAGACTGCTGGTAATCTAGGAGAGACAGCTTTTGACAGTGAGGTGGTGCCATCTTCTCTTAGCGAGATTGCACCCATTCTCCGTGTTGCTAATGAGGTCGAATCAAGCAACCCAAGGGTGGCTTATCTAT GTCGATTCTATGCATTTGAGAAAGCTCACAGGCTGGATCCCACTTCCAGTGGGCGTGGTGTTCGCCAATTTAAAACTGCACTGCTTCAACGTCTTGAAAGA GAGAATGATCCAACTCTACAGGGAAGGGTTAAGAAAAGTGATGCCCGTGAAATGCAAAGTTTTTATCAACACTACTACAAAAAGTACATCCAGGCATTGACAAATGCTGCTGATAAAGCTGATCG gGCGCAACTTACAAAAGCATACCAAACCGCGAATGTTCTTTTTGAGGTTTTGAAGGCCGTCAATTTGACACAATCTATTGAAGTTGACCGTGAG ATTTTGGAAGCTCAAGATAAAGTTGCAGAACAGACACAGATCTTGGTCCCTTACAACATCCTTCCTCTTGATCCTGAAAGTGCAAACCAGGCTATAATGCAATATCCTGAG ATCCAAGCAGCTGTTTATGCTCTTCGTAACACTAGGGGTCTTCCATGGCCCAAAGACcacaagagaaagaaagatgaaGACATTCTAGATTGGCTTCAAGAAATGTTTGGGTTTCAg AAAGATAATGTGGCAAATCAAAGGGAGCATTTGATCTTATTGCTTGCAAATGTGCACATACGGCAATTTCCAAAGCCTGATCAACAACCCAAG TTGGATGATCATGCACTGACAGAAGTGATGAAGAAACTTTTTAAGAACTACAAAAAGTGGTGCAAGTACTTGGATCGGAAAAGTAGTCTTTG GTTGCCAACCATTCAGCAGGAAGTGCAGCAGCGAAAATTATTGTACATGGGTCTGTATCTTTTAATATGGGGTGAAGCTGCAAACTTGAGATTCATGCCAGAATGCCTTTGCTACATCTATCATCAT ATGGCATTTGAACTTTATGGTATGCTAGCTGGAAATGTCAGTCCTATGACCGGAGAGAATGTGAAGCCAGCCTATGGAGGCGAGGAGGAGGCTTTTTTGAAGAAAGTCGTTACACCTATCTATGATGTTATTCGGAGG GAAGCTGAAATAAGTAAACGAGGGAAATCAAAGCATTCACAATGGAGGAATTACGATGATTTAAATGAATACTTCTg GTCCGTTGATTGTTTCCGGTTGGGTTGGCCAATGCGTGCTGATGCTGATTTCTTTTCTCGGCCAATTGATCAACTTCGTGAGAAAAATGGG GATAACAAGCCATCTACTAATGATCGATGGATGGGGAAAGTTAACTTTGTTGAGATACGCTCATTCTGGCATGTTTTCAGAAGCTTTGATCGAATGTGGAGTTTTTTCATCCTGTCCTTGCAG GCCATGATTATTATTGCTTGGCATGGCTCGGGGCAACCAAGTTCAATCTTTAGGGGTGATTTGTTCAAGAAAGTGCTGAGTGTCTTCATAACTGCTGCTATATTGAAGCTTGGCCAAG CTGTCCTTGATGTAATCCTTAGCTGGAAAGCACAGCAGAGCATGTCATTTCATGTTAAGTTAAGATACATATTGAAAGTTCTTTCTGCAGCCGCGTGGGTGATCGTTCTACCTGTCACTTATGCTTATACTTGGGACGATCCTTCAGGGTTTGCACGAACCATCCAAAGCTGGTTTGGCAATACCTCAAATTCACCTTCCTTGTTTATTTTGGCTGTTGTAATTTACTTGTCACCAAATATGCTGGCCgcaattttgtttctttttccattcatTCGTCGATTCCTTGAAAGTTCACACTACAAAATTGTGATGCTTATGATGTGGTGGTCACAG CCTCGTCTCTATGTTGGTAGGGCAATGCACGAGAGCACATTTTCTCTCTTCAA GTATACAATGTTTTGGGTCCTACTTATCATCACTAAGTTGACATTTAGTTATTATATTGAG ATAAAGCCTTTAGTTGGTCCCACAAAAGCTGTTATGTCTGTTCGGATAAGTAAATTCCAATGGCATGAATTTTTCCCCCGAG CAAAGAACAACATTGGTGTCGTGATTGCTCTCTGGGCTCCAATCATTCTT gTCTATTTTATGGATACCCAGATTTGGTATGCAATATTCTCCACATTGTTTGGAGGTATTTATGGCGCATTTAGACGACTTGGAGAG ATTCGAACATTAGGAATGCTCAGATCTCGTTTTGAATCATTGCCTGGTGCTTTTAATGCCCGTTTAATTCCAGAGGATCTaagcaagaaaaagaggaaaggagTTTGGGGTTTTTTCTCTCGCAGCTTTGGGCAG CCACCATCTAATAAAGAGAAAGGGGCTGCAAAATTTGCTCAGTTGTGGAACAAAATAATCAGCAGTTTTCGACAGGAAGATCTTATAAGCAATAA GGAAATGAAcctgttgcttgttccctatTGGGCTGACCGTGATTTAGAGCAAATCCAGTGGCCACCATTTTTGCTTGCTAGCAAG ATCCCAATAGCATTGGATATGGCCAAGGACAGTGATAGCAGGGATAAAGAGCTGCAAAAGAGAATTGAAGCTGACCCTTACATGTTCTGTGCAATTGGTGAATGCTATGCCTCATTCAGAAGtattattaagtttttggtTGAAGGGCCCCGGGAAAAAGA GGTTATAAATGACATATTTTCCAAGGTTGACAAACGTATAGAAGATGGTAGTCTAATTATGGCTTACAAAATGAGTGCTCTCCCTAGTCTCTATGACCATATTGTGAAGTTGATCAAATTTTTG TTGGAAAATAAGCAGGAGGAAAGGGGTCAAGTGGTACTCTGTTTCCAGGATATGCTGGAGACTGTGACAAAAGACATAATGACAGAGGATGAAATCTCCAG TTTGGTGGATTCAATACATGGAGGGTCCGGGCATGAGGGGATGATCCTACTTGATCAACATTATCAATTATTTgatcaaaaaaaattagatcaATTATTTGCCTCTGCTGGAGCCATCAAGTTTCCAATATCTCCTGTTACAGAAGCGTGGAAAGAAAAG aTCAACCGACTTTATCTGTTACTTACCACAAAGGAATCTGCTATGGACGTGCCATCTAATTTAGAGGCTAGGAGGcgaatttctttcttttcaaattctttgtttaTGGATATGCCTGCTGCGCCTAAAGTTCGCAATATGCTTTCATTCTC TGTTTTGACTCCTTACTACACAGAGGAAGTTCTTTTCTCCTTGCAAGAATTGGAAAATCCAAATGAAGATGGTGTTTCCATCCTCTTTTACTTGCAAAAAATCTTTCCAG ATGAATGGAATAACTTTCTTGAACGGGTGAGATGCAGCAGTGAAGAAGAACTTAAAGAATCTCCTGAGTTAGAAGAACACCTTCGTTTATGGGCATCATATAGGGGCCAAACTTTAACGAGAACtg TTAGAGGTATGATGTACTATCGTGAAGCATTGGAGCTGCAGGCTTTCCTTGATATGGCCAAACATGAAG ATTTGATGGAAGGCTATAAGGCCATAGAATTAAGTACGGAGGATAACAAAGAGGATAGGTCACTGAAGGTACAGTGTGAAGCAGTAGCTGATATGAAATTCACATATGTTGTGTCTTGTCAACAATATGGCATTCAGAAGCGGTCTGGTGACCAGCGTGCACAGGACATTCTGAGGCTTATGACTAA ATACCCGTCACTTCGCGTTGCATACATTGATGAGGTTGAACAACGTAATGAGGATAGGTTGAAGAAGCTTAATGGCAAGGTTAATTACTTTTCTGTTCTAGTGAGGGCTGTGCCAAAGTCTAGTGATTCTTCAGAGCCGGTGCAAAATCTAGACCAG GAAATTTATCGGATAAAACTTCCAGGGCCTGCTATCTTGGGTGAAGGGAAACCTGAAAACCAAAATCATGCCATTATCTTCTCACGAGGAGAAGGCTTGCAAACAATAGATATGAACCAG GATAATTACATGGAAGAGGCATTGAAAATGAGGAATTTGTTGCAAGAATTCCTCACAAAGCATGATGGTGTAAGATACCCGACAATTCTTGGGCTTAGAGAGCACATATTTACAGGAAG TGTTTCTTCTCTTGCATGGTTCATGTCAAATCAGGAGACAAGTTTTGTTACTATTGGTCAGAGACTGTTAGCCAACCCTCTAAA GGTTCGGTTCCACTATGGTCATCCGGATGTATTTGATAGGCTCTTTCACCTCGCAAGAGGGGGTGTAAGTAAAGCATCCAAAGTCATTAATTTGAGTGAAGATATTTTTGCTG GCTTCAATTCTACACTTCGTGAAGGCAACGTCACCCATCATGAATACATACAAGTTGGGAAGGGAAGGGATGTGGGTCTCAATCAGATATCTATGTTTGAGGCAAAAATAGCTAATGGCAATGGAGAGCAGACTTTGAGTCGGGATATATACCGGCTTGGACATCGTTTTGACTTTTTCAGAATGCTGTCTTGTTATTTCACTACAGTTGGTTTTTACTTCAATACTTTG ATAACAGTGCTCACTGTCTATGTGTTCCTTTATGGTCGCCTCTATCTTGTACTGAGTGGCCTTGAACAAGGATTAAGTGAGCAACCAGCAATTCGTGATAATAAGCCTCTTCAAGTGGCTCTTGCTTCTCAATCTTTTGTTCAAATTGGATTTTTGATGGCATTACCTATGTTGATGGAGATTGGCTTGGAAAGGGGTTTCCGAACTGCATTAAGTGAATTTATATTAATGCAGTTGCAATTGGCACCAGtatttttcacattttctcttggaacaAAGACCCACTATTATGGAAGGACATTGCTTCATGGAGGTGCAAAGTACAGGCCTACAGGCCGAGGGTTTGTGGTGTTCCATGCCAAGTTTGCTGACAACTACCGGCTTTATTCACGTAGCCATTTTGTGAAGGGTATTGAGATGATGATCTTGCTTCTAGTGTACCAAATCTTTGGTCATACTTACAGAAGTGCAGTTGCTTATGTATTGATCACTGTATCTTTGTGGTTTATGGTGGGCACATGGCTTTTTGCTCCCTTCCTATTCAATCCTTCTGGTTTCGAGTGGCAGAAGATTGTTGATGATTGGACTGATTGGAATAAGTGGATAAACAACCGAGGTGGTATAGGTGTACCTCCAGAAAAAAGTTGGGAATCATGGTGGGAGGAAGAGCAAGAGCATCTTCAATATTCTGGGAAGCGTGGTATTATTGCTGAGATATTGTTAGCTTTACGATTCTTTATCTACCAGTATGGGCTTGTCTATCACTTGAATGTTATCAAAGAAAACAGAAGCTTTTTG ATCTATGGTGCATCATGGCTGGTGATTGTTCTGATATTATTTGTGATGAAG ACTGTATCTGTTGGGAGGCGAAAGTTCAGTGCAAGTTATCAACTTGTTTTTCGGCTCATCAAGGGATTAATATTCTTGACATTCGTGGCCATTCTGGTTACTTTGATTGCTCTCCCTCACATGACACTTCAAGACATTATTGTGTGCATTCTTGCATTTATGCCTACGGGTTGGGGAATGCTTCTG ATTGCTCAAGCTTTGAGGCCTTTTGTTAAGAAAGCTGGTTTTTGGGGATCAGTACGAACTCTTGCTCGGGGTTATGAGATAGTGATGGGGTTGCTTCTTTTCACTCCGGTAGCATTCCTGGCCTGGTTTCCTTTTGTCTCAGAATTTCAGACTCGTATGCTTTTCAACCAAGCATTCAGTAGAGGTCTGCAGATTTCTCGTATTCTTGGTGGACAACGTAAAGATCGCACTTCTCGTAACAAGGAGTAA